From the genome of Rhodothermales bacterium, one region includes:
- the rpmF gene encoding 50S ribosomal protein L32, with protein sequence MANPKRKHSKARSRSRRAVYYNSLTKPQMVECTHCGNVKVRHRACPSCGYYRGRKIVEGAEAA encoded by the coding sequence ATGGCTAACCCAAAACGCAAGCATTCGAAGGCACGCTCCCGCTCGCGGCGCGCAGTCTATTATAATAGCCTCACCAAGCCCCAGATGGTCGAATGCACCCACTGCGGCAACGTGAAGGTCCGTCACCGTGCGTGCCCGAGCTGCGGATACTACCGCGGGCGCAAGATCGTGGAAGGCGCCGAAGCCGCCTGA
- a CDS encoding DUF177 domain-containing protein, with protein MFRDISLHVRLDVQPDNVYVRITARGTARLICDRTVVPYDEAVSGDYAMLFVTRGAMDAQDDTMDDVVDLAPDEDEIDITEPVRDTLLLALPQRRVAPGADDEELPLQFGAPADPEENHDPRWDALRTLRGDEPVS; from the coding sequence ATGTTTCGCGACATCTCGTTGCACGTGCGCCTGGATGTGCAGCCGGACAACGTGTACGTGCGCATTACGGCGCGCGGCACGGCTCGCCTGATTTGCGATCGCACCGTCGTCCCGTACGACGAAGCGGTATCCGGAGATTATGCGATGCTCTTCGTGACGCGCGGCGCGATGGATGCGCAAGACGATACGATGGACGACGTGGTCGATCTCGCTCCCGATGAGGATGAGATCGACATCACGGAGCCCGTCCGCGATACGCTCCTGCTCGCGCTGCCTCAGCGACGCGTGGCGCCCGGGGCCGACGACGAAGAGCTGCCCCTGCAGTTTGGCGCGCCGGCCGACCCGGAGGAAAACCATGATCCCCGGTGGGATGCGCTTCGCACGCTGCGGGGTGACGAACCCGTGTCATGA
- the dnaA gene encoding chromosomal replication initiator protein DnaA — MKQSAEVVWQSCLDIIRDNVSRQSFKTWFEPLKAVGLNEEDGHEKLTIQLPSRFYYEWLEEHYYALLRKTVLKVIGPNGRLFYNVVIEKDDADTGSRDASVQVPARQADGEAHGPAPASPNRPPSRPAPVTPHPFDTAPATNGHAASPRPTPPPPPRPGPFSNPFIIPGIKPAPVESNLNPSYTFERFIEGDCNRLARSASLAIGQQPGATSFNPFMIYGGVGLGKTHLIQAIGNYALAHHNARSVLYISSERFTNEFVQAIQNNRVSEFSLFYRQIDLLIVDDVQFFGGKEKTQEEFFHIFNTLHQSGKQIILSADRPPRDIPGIEERLLSRFQWGLSADVQPPEFETRIAILQRRAEDDGIEIARDVVEFIAHHVKSNIRELEGALIRLLAHATLHKREIDLPLAREVLKDLIKDTRINLTIDEIQRICCEYFDITEDLVRGKTRKREVVQARQVAMYFSKELTQHSLKTIGLYFGGRDHSTVIHANQSIENQIETNAKFAGMIAEIRQRLDVRSR; from the coding sequence ATGAAACAATCGGCTGAAGTTGTCTGGCAATCGTGTCTCGACATCATTCGAGACAACGTCAGCAGGCAGAGTTTTAAGACCTGGTTCGAGCCGCTCAAGGCCGTGGGGCTCAATGAGGAGGACGGCCACGAGAAACTGACCATTCAGCTGCCGAGCCGGTTCTACTACGAGTGGCTCGAAGAACATTATTACGCGCTGCTGCGGAAGACCGTGCTCAAGGTCATCGGCCCGAACGGCCGGCTCTTCTACAATGTCGTCATCGAAAAGGACGACGCCGATACCGGCAGCCGGGACGCGTCCGTCCAGGTGCCGGCGCGCCAGGCCGATGGCGAAGCCCACGGACCGGCGCCGGCGTCGCCCAACCGCCCGCCGAGCCGGCCGGCGCCCGTCACGCCGCATCCCTTCGACACCGCTCCGGCTACAAACGGCCACGCCGCATCGCCGCGCCCCACGCCGCCCCCGCCCCCCCGGCCCGGTCCGTTCTCGAACCCGTTTATCATCCCCGGCATCAAGCCCGCGCCGGTCGAAAGCAATCTGAATCCGTCGTATACGTTCGAGCGCTTCATCGAAGGCGATTGCAACCGGCTGGCGCGAAGCGCGTCCCTCGCGATCGGCCAGCAGCCCGGCGCCACCAGCTTTAACCCCTTCATGATCTACGGCGGGGTGGGCCTCGGCAAAACCCACCTGATCCAGGCCATCGGCAACTACGCCCTCGCGCATCACAACGCGCGCTCGGTCCTCTATATCTCGAGCGAGCGCTTCACGAACGAGTTCGTGCAGGCCATCCAGAACAACCGGGTCAGCGAGTTTTCCCTGTTTTATCGCCAGATCGATCTCCTGATCGTCGACGACGTGCAGTTCTTCGGCGGCAAGGAGAAAACCCAGGAAGAGTTCTTCCACATCTTCAATACCCTCCACCAGTCCGGCAAACAGATCATCCTCTCCGCCGACCGTCCCCCGCGCGACATCCCCGGCATCGAGGAACGGCTGCTGTCCCGGTTCCAGTGGGGGCTCTCGGCCGACGTCCAGCCGCCCGAGTTCGAGACGCGCATCGCCATCCTGCAGCGCCGGGCGGAAGACGACGGGATCGAGATCGCGCGCGATGTCGTGGAGTTTATCGCCCACCACGTCAAGAGCAACATCCGCGAGCTCGAAGGCGCCCTCATTCGCCTGCTCGCGCACGCGACGCTGCACAAACGCGAGATCGACCTGCCCCTGGCCCGTGAAGTCCTCAAGGACCTGATCAAGGATACGCGGATCAACCTGACGATCGACGAAATTCAGCGGATTTGCTGCGAGTACTTCGACATCACGGAGGATCTCGTGCGGGGCAAGACGCGGAAACGCGAAGTCGTCCAGGCGCGCCAGGTCGCGATGTATTTCAGCAAGGAGCTGACGCAGCATTCGCTGAAGACGATCGGGCTGTATTTCGGCGGGCGCGACCACTCGACGGTGATCCACGCCAACCAGAGCATCGAGAATCAGATCGAGACCAACGCCAAGTTCGCCGGCATGATCGCCGAGATCCGCCAGCGGCTCGACGTCCGAAGCCGCTAA
- the dnaN gene encoding DNA polymerase III subunit beta gives MKFTASSADLLRALTTVSGAVPTKSTLPVLECILFTQEDGKLKLTATDLEISIVQSLPVQFDAAASGRSRIAVPAKRLLDTLRALPSLPISFAADDEFHITLKTDQGIYKMVGFDGADYPALPEISRAHTIQLGGPALRRAIQITSFAVSRDALRPAMMGIYFQVKQENSRMVATDGHRLVRLTMEDVTSEQPRNFIVPEKALALAARVVGDDACTITVDDSYAAFDLGSSQVLTRLVDENYPNYEAVIPMENDRRLVINRDAMLAAVKRVGLYSSSMTNQIRLSLDANRIEISAEDIERSSEARETVLCEYSGEPMVIGFNAVYLTDVLSHIAADDIVFELSTPNRAGIVTPLEQRDGEDLLMLIMPVMLNTYA, from the coding sequence ATGAAGTTTACCGCCTCGAGTGCCGACCTTCTGCGAGCGCTTACGACCGTGAGCGGCGCTGTCCCGACGAAGAGCACGCTCCCCGTGCTCGAGTGCATCCTGTTCACGCAGGAAGACGGCAAACTCAAGCTGACCGCAACCGATCTGGAGATCTCGATCGTGCAGTCGCTGCCGGTACAGTTCGATGCGGCCGCCAGCGGACGAAGCCGAATCGCCGTGCCGGCCAAGCGCCTGCTGGACACGCTGCGCGCGCTGCCTTCGCTGCCGATTTCATTCGCCGCCGACGACGAATTTCATATCACCCTGAAGACGGATCAGGGCATCTACAAGATGGTCGGGTTCGACGGCGCCGACTATCCCGCCCTCCCGGAGATTTCCCGCGCCCACACCATCCAGCTCGGTGGCCCCGCCCTGCGCCGCGCCATTCAGATCACCAGCTTCGCGGTAAGCCGCGACGCCCTCCGGCCGGCGATGATGGGCATCTACTTCCAGGTCAAGCAGGAAAACAGCCGGATGGTGGCCACGGACGGACACCGGCTCGTCCGCCTGACCATGGAGGATGTCACGAGCGAGCAGCCCCGGAATTTCATCGTGCCGGAGAAAGCGCTCGCGCTGGCCGCCCGCGTCGTCGGAGACGATGCCTGCACGATCACGGTCGACGACAGCTATGCCGCCTTCGATCTGGGTTCCAGCCAGGTGTTGACGCGCCTCGTCGACGAGAACTACCCGAATTACGAAGCCGTCATCCCGATGGAAAACGACCGCCGCCTGGTCATCAATCGCGACGCCATGCTGGCGGCCGTCAAGCGCGTCGGGCTCTACTCGTCGAGCATGACGAACCAGATCCGGCTGTCGCTCGACGCCAACCGCATCGAGATCTCGGCCGAGGACATCGAGCGATCCAGCGAAGCGCGCGAGACCGTCCTCTGCGAATATAGCGGCGAGCCCATGGTGATCGGTTTTAACGCGGTATACCTCACCGACGTACTGAGCCACATCGCGGCCGACGATATCGTTTTCGAGCTGAGCACACCCAACCGCGCCGGCATCGTGACGCCGCTCGAACAGCGCGACGGCGAAGACCTGCTGATGCTCATCATGCCGGTGATGCTCAACACCTACGCCTGA
- a CDS encoding glycosyl hydrolase 53 family protein, protein MRYILICALWGCLSIGLKASGQEASFRVGADISFLEEVEAGGGVFSEAGITADPLAILASHGFNAARLRIWHTPEAGKNGLEETLAAARRAKDAGLDVLLDFHYSDNWADPGKQFVPAAWDGSGYEVLRDSVRAYSFRVIHALARQQTLPEIVQIGNEIICGMLWDTGRVCDAFNTSAQWSRLAGLLAAAREGVMSAVPAGESVQIMVHIDRGGDNGGSRWFYDHLQAQGVEFDLIGLSYYPWWHGTLDDLSNNMADLAVRYGKDIIVVETGYPWTLQWKDNTNNLVGEAGQLLDAYPATVAGQEAYFRELLRRVKATPGQRGRGIYLWEPIAISAPGFGSVMENLALFDFSGAALASLKAFEPESATGLWPGPSPAATAPVDAYPNPFTSLVTIVYPGATQTSPLHAHVVDSLGRTVAVLGAGTTTSRGVMWHWEGRDGSGRRVPAGVYLCAIASAQGTIYVRIVRQ, encoded by the coding sequence ATGCGTTATATCCTGATTTGCGCGCTTTGGGGCTGTCTGTCTATCGGTTTAAAGGCCAGTGGGCAGGAGGCGTCGTTTCGCGTCGGTGCGGACATCTCATTTCTCGAAGAAGTGGAGGCCGGCGGCGGGGTGTTTTCGGAGGCCGGCATCACGGCAGATCCGCTGGCCATCCTGGCATCCCACGGTTTCAACGCGGCCCGTCTCCGGATCTGGCACACGCCCGAGGCGGGAAAAAACGGACTCGAAGAGACCCTCGCCGCCGCGCGGCGCGCAAAAGACGCCGGCCTCGACGTGCTGCTGGATTTCCATTACTCCGACAACTGGGCGGATCCCGGCAAGCAGTTTGTGCCGGCAGCCTGGGACGGATCAGGCTACGAAGTGCTTCGGGACAGCGTCCGCGCCTATTCGTTTCGCGTAATCCATGCGCTCGCCCGGCAGCAAACCCTCCCCGAGATCGTCCAGATCGGCAACGAGATCATCTGCGGGATGCTGTGGGATACGGGACGCGTCTGCGACGCCTTCAACACGTCCGCGCAGTGGAGCCGGCTGGCCGGATTGCTGGCTGCCGCGCGCGAGGGCGTGATGAGCGCCGTGCCGGCCGGCGAATCGGTGCAGATCATGGTGCATATCGATCGGGGGGGCGACAATGGGGGCAGCCGGTGGTTTTACGACCATCTGCAGGCGCAGGGGGTCGAGTTCGACCTGATCGGGCTGTCCTATTACCCGTGGTGGCACGGGACGCTGGACGACCTGTCGAATAACATGGCGGATCTCGCCGTCCGGTACGGGAAGGATATCATCGTCGTGGAAACCGGATATCCCTGGACGCTCCAGTGGAAGGACAATACCAATAATCTCGTGGGCGAAGCGGGGCAGTTGCTGGATGCGTATCCCGCCACCGTCGCCGGCCAGGAGGCTTACTTTCGCGAACTGCTTCGCCGCGTCAAGGCGACGCCGGGGCAGCGCGGGCGCGGCATCTACCTCTGGGAGCCGATCGCCATCAGTGCGCCGGGCTTTGGATCGGTGATGGAGAACCTGGCGCTGTTCGACTTCTCGGGCGCTGCGCTGGCGTCGCTCAAGGCCTTCGAGCCGGAGTCCGCTACCGGGCTCTGGCCCGGGCCCTCGCCGGCGGCCACGGCTCCGGTCGACGCCTACCCGAATCCGTTTACTTCGCTCGTTACCATCGTTTATCCGGGCGCGACGCAAACCTCACCGCTCCATGCCCACGTAGTCGACAGCCTGGGGAGAACCGTTGCGGTGCTGGGCGCCGGCACGACGACGTCGCGCGGCGTGATGTGGCACTGGGAGGGGCGGGACGGAAGCGGTCGGCGCGTGCCGGCCGGCGTCTATCTGTGCGCGATCGCGTCGGCTCAAGGCACCATATATGTCCGCATCGTCAGGCAATGA
- a CDS encoding sigma-70 family RNA polymerase sigma factor: MSSFDALHALKRNLPFAIDDIDRVNALYADWLRHRRPADIRVIDLWTYCFVWRYLLTKFLRDPSLNEVDLDSLLGRIYEQVVDKRHSLQNRDRYASWVSVVCHNQYVNYRRLTHPEMIRGLPPETALVEEPAIQHDDVLVLYRALTAAIGRLPEYLRDVCELKVVHGRTYEEIGRLTEKNIVVVRSYINRSLQRLRADPDFVLFCRHHFDEESANEGTHRPRRLSGRENEIEP, translated from the coding sequence ATGTCCTCCTTCGACGCCCTCCACGCCCTCAAGCGCAACCTCCCCTTCGCGATCGACGACATCGATCGCGTAAACGCCCTCTATGCGGACTGGCTGCGGCACCGCCGGCCGGCCGATATCCGCGTGATCGATCTATGGACCTACTGCTTCGTATGGCGCTACCTGTTGACCAAATTCCTGCGGGACCCCTCGCTCAATGAGGTCGATCTCGACAGCCTCCTCGGCCGGATCTACGAGCAGGTCGTCGACAAACGCCATTCCCTCCAGAACCGGGATCGCTACGCGAGCTGGGTGAGCGTGGTGTGTCACAACCAGTATGTCAACTACCGGCGCCTCACGCACCCCGAGATGATTCGGGGCCTGCCGCCGGAGACGGCCCTCGTCGAAGAGCCGGCCATTCAGCATGACGATGTGCTGGTGCTCTATCGCGCCCTCACCGCCGCGATAGGCCGGCTTCCCGAGTACCTGCGCGACGTGTGCGAACTGAAGGTGGTTCACGGCCGAACGTACGAGGAGATCGGGAGGCTGACCGAAAAAAATATCGTGGTGGTGCGCTCCTATATCAACCGTTCGTTGCAACGCCTCCGCGCGGACCCGGACTTCGTGCTGTTCTGCCGGCATCATTTCGATGAAGAATCCGCCAATGAGGGTACGCACCGGCCGCGCCGGCTGTCTGGTAGGGAAAACGAGATCGAACCATGA
- the rplM gene encoding 50S ribosomal protein L13, producing the protein MDTNSFKTYSARPVDVERAWHVIDAENVVVGRLASHVATLLRGKHKPSYTPHIDTGDHVIVINADKVRFTGKKETDKEYFSHTGYPGGVKIRTPKEMRTRKPTFAVENAVKGMLPKGPLGRQMLKKLKVYAGPEHPHEAQNPQPLAL; encoded by the coding sequence ATGGATACCAACAGCTTTAAGACCTACAGCGCACGGCCGGTGGACGTTGAACGCGCGTGGCACGTGATCGACGCGGAAAACGTGGTTGTGGGTCGCCTCGCGTCGCATGTCGCCACCTTGCTACGCGGCAAGCACAAACCCAGTTACACGCCCCACATCGACACCGGTGACCACGTCATCGTGATCAATGCGGACAAAGTCCGGTTCACCGGAAAGAAAGAGACCGACAAGGAATACTTCAGCCACACCGGGTATCCGGGCGGCGTGAAGATCCGGACCCCCAAGGAGATGCGGACGCGGAAGCCGACCTTTGCGGTCGAAAACGCGGTCAAGGGGATGCTGCCCAAGGGGCCGCTGGGGCGCCAGATGCTGAAGAAACTCAAAGTATACGCGGGGCCGGAGCATCCGCACGAGGCGCAGAACCCGCAGCCTCTCGCGCTCTAG
- the rpsI gene encoding 30S ribosomal protein S9 yields MSAPVQFAAIGRRKTSVARVYLRSGNGTITINKRTIEDYFPLSWRRKEILSPFDTTGTTGNFDVVVNTNGGGPTGQAEAIRLGIARALVKYDEALKKQLRDADLLTRDPRMVERKKYGRPKARKRFQFSKR; encoded by the coding sequence ATGTCTGCACCTGTACAATTCGCGGCGATCGGCCGTCGTAAAACGTCGGTAGCGCGCGTGTATCTGCGTTCCGGCAACGGCACGATCACCATCAACAAACGCACGATCGAAGATTACTTCCCGCTTTCCTGGCGGCGCAAGGAGATTCTGTCGCCCTTCGATACGACGGGGACGACCGGCAACTTCGATGTCGTGGTGAACACGAACGGCGGCGGCCCGACGGGCCAGGCCGAGGCAATTCGCCTGGGCATCGCGCGCGCGCTCGTCAAGTACGACGAAGCGCTGAAGAAGCAGCTCCGCGACGCGGACCTGCTGACCCGCGACCCGCGCATGGTCGAACGTAAGAAGTACGGCCGGCCGAAAGCCCGCAAACGCTTCCAGTTCTCGAAACGCTAG
- the rpsB gene encoding 30S ribosomal protein S2: MSNEQTTGHRVPIESLLKAGTHFGHLTRRWNPKMKSYIFMERNGIHIIDLMQTQAMLDAAAEAAIRFTKMGRRILFVGTKKQAKDIVRVHAESCKSPYTVERWLGGTLTNFQTIRKSIRRMEDIKKMEDDGTVDQLKKKERLMKQREREKLEKVLKGIADMPKLPGAAFIVDINREHIAVKEARKLGIPIIAIVDTNCDPDLVDFPIPANDDALKSIDLITSVIAAAINEGYKAKGIDAAEEEAESERLEMELEADEPDAIEEETADEEDDA, encoded by the coding sequence ATGAGCAACGAACAGACTACCGGGCATCGCGTCCCGATCGAATCCCTGCTGAAAGCCGGCACGCACTTCGGCCACCTCACCCGCCGGTGGAACCCGAAGATGAAGTCCTACATCTTCATGGAGCGCAACGGTATCCACATCATCGACCTGATGCAGACACAGGCGATGCTGGACGCCGCGGCGGAAGCCGCCATCCGCTTCACCAAGATGGGCCGGCGCATCCTTTTCGTAGGCACCAAGAAGCAGGCGAAGGACATCGTCCGCGTCCACGCCGAGTCGTGCAAGTCCCCGTACACCGTCGAACGCTGGCTCGGCGGCACGCTGACCAACTTCCAGACCATCCGGAAAAGCATCCGCCGGATGGAGGACATCAAGAAGATGGAAGATGACGGCACGGTCGATCAGCTCAAGAAAAAAGAGCGGCTCATGAAGCAGCGCGAGCGCGAGAAGCTCGAAAAGGTGCTCAAGGGTATCGCCGACATGCCGAAGCTGCCGGGCGCGGCGTTCATCGTCGACATCAACCGCGAGCACATCGCCGTCAAGGAAGCGCGCAAGCTCGGTATTCCGATCATTGCGATCGTCGATACGAACTGCGATCCGGATCTGGTCGACTTCCCGATCCCCGCCAACGACGACGCGCTCAAGTCGATCGACCTGATCACGTCCGTGATCGCCGCCGCCATCAACGAAGGCTATAAGGCGAAGGGCATCGATGCCGCCGAAGAAGAAGCGGAAAGCGAACGCCTGGAGATGGAACTCGAGGCCGATGAGCCCGATGCGATCGAAGAAGAGACGGCGGACGAAGAAGACGACGCCTGA
- the tsf gene encoding translation elongation factor Ts: MSISAQDVKRLREITGVGMMDCKKALAEANGDFDAAIDLLRKKGQKVAANRADRDAKEGLIVTAVSSNGKSGAIVEVNCETDFVARSDDFTQFAEGVASVVLEKKPADADALLALPYKGETVGSAALALTGKVGEKVDIRRFQVASSSDGVIVPYVHPGSRLGVLVEMLGNGNTADAGRDVAMQVAALNPVATRPDEVPNDLKEKEIEIAREAARNDGKPEAMLDKIAQGKLQRYYKDNVLIEQPFVKDASITVKEMLRQASVDVRTFYRFALGD; the protein is encoded by the coding sequence ATGTCGATTTCTGCCCAGGATGTGAAACGACTCCGCGAAATCACCGGAGTCGGTATGATGGATTGTAAAAAGGCCCTGGCCGAGGCGAATGGCGACTTCGACGCCGCCATCGACCTGCTCCGCAAAAAAGGCCAGAAAGTCGCCGCCAACCGCGCCGATCGCGACGCGAAGGAAGGCCTGATCGTCACGGCGGTCAGCTCGAACGGCAAGAGTGGCGCGATCGTGGAAGTTAATTGCGAGACCGACTTCGTCGCCCGGAGCGACGATTTCACGCAGTTTGCGGAAGGCGTCGCATCGGTGGTGCTCGAGAAGAAGCCGGCCGACGCCGACGCGCTCCTCGCACTGCCGTACAAGGGCGAAACGGTCGGGTCGGCCGCGCTCGCGCTGACCGGCAAGGTGGGCGAAAAGGTGGACATCCGCCGCTTTCAGGTCGCCTCGTCGTCCGATGGCGTCATCGTGCCCTACGTGCACCCGGGCTCGCGGCTCGGCGTGCTGGTGGAGATGCTGGGCAACGGCAACACCGCCGATGCGGGTCGCGACGTAGCCATGCAGGTTGCCGCCCTCAACCCGGTCGCCACGCGCCCCGACGAAGTGCCGAACGACCTGAAGGAGAAAGAAATCGAGATCGCGCGCGAAGCCGCCCGGAACGACGGCAAGCCCGAGGCGATGCTCGATAAAATTGCCCAGGGCAAGCTGCAGCGCTACTACAAGGACAACGTGCTGATCGAACAGCCCTTCGTGAAGGATGCCTCGATCACCGTGAAAGAAATGCTGCGACAGGCTTCGGTGGATGTGCGAACCTTCTACCGATTCGCCCTCGGCGACTGA
- the pyrH gene encoding UMP kinase, producing the protein MQEDTPTTDTLRYKRVLLKLSGEALLGKKDYGIDDEVLTGYANAVRDARQLGAEVAIVIGGGNIFRGIDAKQGMKRAHADYMGMLATMINAMALQDALEQAGLKTRLQSSIHMDEIAEPFIRRRAIRHLEKGRVVIFGAGTGNPYFTTDTAASLRALEIDADVILKGTRVDGIFTADPEKDPTAERFARIHGSEVIQRELKVMDMTAFTLCKESRQPIIVFNMDDPSNLLRVIKGESIGTLVYWTGQPAVSMAPR; encoded by the coding sequence ATGCAAGAGGACACTCCAACGACTGATACCCTCCGCTACAAGCGCGTGCTGCTGAAATTGAGCGGTGAAGCCCTGCTCGGAAAAAAGGATTACGGCATTGACGACGAGGTGCTCACCGGCTACGCGAACGCGGTGCGGGATGCACGCCAGCTCGGCGCCGAAGTCGCCATCGTCATCGGCGGAGGCAACATCTTCAGGGGCATCGACGCCAAGCAGGGCATGAAACGCGCGCATGCCGACTACATGGGCATGCTGGCCACGATGATCAACGCCATGGCCCTGCAGGATGCCCTCGAACAGGCCGGCCTCAAGACGCGCCTGCAGTCGAGCATCCACATGGACGAGATCGCCGAGCCCTTCATCCGCCGGCGCGCCATCCGTCATCTCGAAAAAGGCCGCGTCGTCATCTTTGGCGCGGGTACGGGGAATCCGTATTTTACGACCGACACGGCGGCGTCCCTGCGCGCGCTGGAGATCGATGCGGATGTGATCCTCAAGGGCACGCGGGTAGACGGTATCTTCACCGCCGACCCCGAGAAGGACCCGACCGCGGAGCGCTTCGCCCGCATCCATGGGAGCGAGGTCATCCAGCGCGAATTGAAAGTAATGGATATGACCGCCTTCACGCTGTGCAAGGAAAGCCGGCAACCCATCATCGTCTTCAACATGGACGATCCGAGCAACCTGCTCCGGGTCATCAAGGGCGAATCGATCGGGACGCTCGTCTACTGGACCGGCCAGCCGGCTGTTTCCATGGCTCCCCGCTAG
- the frr gene encoding ribosome recycling factor, with protein MVDEMIKMVLDDAEDKMNRAMEHLRHELSSIRAGRATPAMLEHIRVTYYGANTPLNQMANVSAPQPDLLVVQPWDRSALNDIEKAIIAANIGVMPSNDGVIIRVPVPPLSEERRRDLAKTARTRGEDARVAVRNIRRHVKDEIKSLQQDENLPEDMRYEAEEKLQGMTDRHIESIDKLLQRKEEEIMEV; from the coding sequence ATGGTTGACGAGATGATCAAAATGGTGCTGGATGACGCCGAGGACAAGATGAATCGGGCGATGGAGCATCTGCGTCATGAGTTGAGCAGCATCCGGGCGGGCCGCGCCACGCCGGCCATGCTCGAGCATATCCGCGTTACGTATTACGGAGCGAATACCCCGCTCAACCAGATGGCCAACGTTTCGGCCCCGCAGCCGGACCTCCTCGTCGTCCAGCCCTGGGACCGCTCCGCGCTCAACGATATCGAGAAGGCCATCATCGCGGCCAACATCGGCGTGATGCCGTCCAACGACGGCGTCATCATCCGTGTGCCCGTCCCCCCGCTTTCCGAAGAACGCCGGCGCGACCTCGCCAAGACGGCCCGGACGCGCGGCGAAGACGCCCGCGTCGCCGTGCGCAACATCCGCCGGCACGTGAAGGACGAAATCAAGTCGCTCCAGCAGGACGAAAACCTCCCCGAGGACATGCGCTACGAGGCGGAAGAGAAGCTGCAGGGGATGACGGACCGCCACATCGAGAGCATCGATAAACTGCTCCAGCGCAAGGAAGAGGAAATCATGGAAGTGTGA
- a CDS encoding YicC/YloC family endoribonuclease: protein MIASMTGFGRGRAQNDTLALVVEIRSVNSRYCEISSRMPRQLAEYENAVQNQVKLSISRGRISISVQPETAGDVAMPVRIDPVQVRGYTQVLKTLAREAGIDEPVSLSHLLNFPDLITTVEETLAPGDATRDLLIAATEEAIQQLSAMRLQEGEALRQDLAMRLNLIEERLREVETRAPERIAEARARMTERLAELFSDDRVDRDRLEMEIVMLSDRLDVTEECVRLASHVQMFREAMTSDEPVGRKLNFIVQEINREVNTIGSKANDARVAHLAVEMKEELEKIREQVQNIE, encoded by the coding sequence ATGATTGCAAGCATGACCGGCTTCGGCCGTGGCCGCGCCCAGAACGATACCCTGGCGCTCGTTGTCGAAATCCGCTCCGTAAACAGCCGCTACTGCGAGATTTCGTCGCGCATGCCCCGTCAGCTTGCCGAGTATGAGAATGCGGTTCAGAACCAGGTCAAGCTCTCGATCTCGCGGGGCCGGATCAGCATCTCCGTGCAGCCCGAGACGGCGGGCGACGTGGCCATGCCCGTTCGGATCGACCCCGTCCAGGTGCGGGGCTATACCCAGGTGCTGAAGACGCTGGCGCGGGAAGCCGGCATCGACGAACCGGTTTCTCTGAGCCATCTCTTGAACTTCCCGGATCTTATCACTACTGTCGAAGAGACCCTTGCACCGGGAGACGCCACGCGGGACCTGTTGATCGCCGCGACCGAAGAAGCCATCCAGCAATTGTCCGCCATGCGGCTGCAGGAGGGCGAGGCGCTCCGGCAGGATCTCGCGATGCGGCTCAATCTGATCGAAGAGCGGCTTCGGGAAGTCGAAACCCGCGCACCGGAACGCATCGCCGAGGCCCGCGCCCGGATGACGGAACGCCTGGCCGAACTCTTCAGCGACGATCGGGTGGACCGCGACCGGCTCGAAATGGAGATCGTCATGCTGTCCGATCGGCTCGACGTCACCGAGGAGTGCGTACGGCTGGCCTCGCATGTGCAGATGTTCCGCGAGGCCATGACGAGCGACGAGCCCGTCGGACGCAAGCTGAACTTCATCGTCCAGGAGATCAATCGCGAAGTGAACACCATCGGCTCGAAAGCCAACGATGCGCGTGTCGCTCACCTGGCCGTCGAGATGAAAGAAGAGCTCGAAAAAATTCGAGAGCAAGTTCAAAATATTGAATGA